A window of the Helianthus annuus cultivar XRQ/B chromosome 4, HanXRQr2.0-SUNRISE, whole genome shotgun sequence genome harbors these coding sequences:
- the LOC110935770 gene encoding stromal cell-derived factor 2-like protein, translating into MAVSFFGLAVFLFLTLDSEYTSTPVYAATSEGVEITYGSVLKLMHEKTRFRLHSHDVPYGSGSGQQSVTGFPNVDDANSYWIVRPMPETSAKQGDNIKGGSIIRLQHMKTRRWLHSHLHASPISGNLEVSCFGDDGNSDTGDYWRLEIEGKGKTWRQDQRIRLLHVDTSGYLHSHDKKYSRIAGGQQEVCGVREKRADNVWLAVEGVYLPVSESK; encoded by the exons ATGGCGGTTTCGTTCTTCGGACTCGCTGTTTTCCTGTTTCTAACCCTAGATTCGGAGTATACGTCGACTCCTGTGTATGCGGCTACTTCTGAAGGTGTTGAG ATTACTTATGGGTCGGTACTCAAGCTGATGCATGAAAAGACAAGATTTCGACTGCATTCACACGATGTGCCATATGGATCAGGCAGTGGTCAGCAATCTGTTACAGGCTTTCCTAATGTAGATGATGCCAATAGCTATTGG ATTGTGAGACCTATGCCGGAAACATCAGCAAAACAAGGAGATAATATAAAAGGCGGAAGCATTATTCGATTGCAACACATGAAAACCAGGAGATGGCTTCATAGCCACTTGCATGCTTCACCAATATCAGGCAATCTAGAG GTGAGTTGCTTTGGAGATGATGGGAATTCAGATACAGGAGATTACTGGAG ACTTGAAATTGAGGGAAAAGGAAAAACTTGGAGACAAGATCAGAGAATAAGGCTTCTCCATGTCGACACAAGCGGATATCTACACAGCCATGATAAGAAATACAGCCGTATCGCTGGCGGTCAACAAGAG GTTTGTGGCGTGAGAGAGAAACGTGCGGACAATGTTTGGTTGGCCGTGGAGGGTGTCTATCTACCAGTTTCCGAGAGCAAATGA
- the LOC110935769 gene encoding 40S ribosomal protein S12 produces the protein MAAEEGVVPVEAPAPALGEPMDIMTALQLVLRKSLAHGGLIRGLHEAAKVIEKHAALLCVLAEDCNQPDYQKLVKALCADHNVSLVTVPSAKTLGEWAGLCKIDSEGKARKVVGCSCLVVKDYGEESEGLHIVQEYVKSH, from the exons ATGGCAGC TGAAGAAGGTGTTGTTCCCGTTGAGGCACCTGCTCCCGCTCTCGGTGAGCCAATGGACATCATGACTGCTTTGCAGCTTGTGTTGAGAAAATCACTTGCTCACGGTGGACTTATTCGTGGACTTCACGAGGCTGCAAAAGTGATTGAAAAACACGCTGCTCTACTTTGTGTGTTGGCTGAAGATTGCAACCAGCCTGATTATCAAAAGTTGGTCAAAGCTCTTTGTGCTGACCATAATGTCAGTTTGGTAACCGTTCCCAGTGCAAAGACTCTTGGCGAGTGGGCTGGT TTGTGCAAGATTGATTCTGAAGGAAAGGCAAGGAAGGTTGTTGGCTGTTCATGCCTTGTTGTGAAG GATTATGGTGAGGAAAGTGAAGGGCTTCACATTGTCCAGGAGTATGTGAAATCTCACTAA
- the LOC110935768 gene encoding probable CCR4-associated factor 1 homolog 6: MSLLSKSDSIQIREVWNDNLEEEFALIREIVDDFPYIAMDTEFPGIVLRPVGNFKNSNDYHYQTLKDNVDMLKLIQLGLTFSDDQGNLPMCGTDKFCIWQFNFREFNVNDDVFANDSVELLKQSGIDFKKNNENGIDARRFGELLISSGIVLNDSVYWVTFHSGYDFGYLLKVLTCQNLPDTQSGFFSLINMYFPTIFDIKHLMKFCNSLHGGLNKLAELLEVERIGVCHQAGSDSLLTACTFRKLKDNFFSGSLEKYAGVLYGLGVDN, translated from the coding sequence ATGTCGCTTTTGTCAAAAAGCGATTCGATTCAGATTCGCGAGGTGTGGAATGACAATCTCGAGGAAGAATTCGCGTTGATTCGAGAAATCGTTGATGATTTTCCGTACATCGCAATGGATACTGAGTTTCCTGGAATTGTTCTTCGTCCGGTCGGTAATTTCAAAAACAGTAACGACTATCATTACCAGACGTTGAAGGATAACGTCGATATGCTCAAATTGATTCAGTTAGGGCTAACTTTTTCGGATGATCAAGGAAATTTACCGATGTGTGGAACCGATAAGTTCTGCATCTGGCAGTTCAATTTTCGTGAATTTAACGTGAATGACGATGTTTTTGCAAATGATTCTGTTGAGCTGTTGAAGCAGAGCGGTATCGATTTTAAGAAAAATAACGAAAACGGAATCGATGCGCGTAGATTTGGTGAGTTGTTGATATCTTCAGGGATTGTGCTGAATGATAGCGTGTATTGGGTAACATTTCACAGTGGATATGATTTCGGATATTTGTTGAAAGTGTTAACATGTCAGAATCTGCCTGATACACAATCTGGATTTTTTAGTTTGATTAATATGTATTTTCCCACCATTTTCGATATTAAACATCTGATGAAGTTCTGCAACAGTCTTCATGGTGGGTTGAATAAGTTAGCTGAGTTATTGGAAGTCGAAAGGATTGGTGTTTGTCATCAAGCGGGTTCGGATAGTCTGCTTACTGCGTGTACTTTCAGGAAGTTGAAGGATAATTTCTTCAGCGGGTCGTTGGAGAAGTATGCTGGTGTCTTGTATGGTTTAGGTGTCGATAATTGA